A single region of the Nitrospirota bacterium genome encodes:
- the rplL gene encoding 50S ribosomal protein L7/L12, protein MAKVTKEQVFEFIDNMTILQMSEFIKEFEERYGVTASVPVTAVTAAPSAATVAPQEEKTTFDVVLTSSGEKKIQVIKVIRELTGLGLKEAKELVDGVPKTIKSGVSKEDAETIKSKLTEVGATIEIK, encoded by the coding sequence ATGGCAAAGGTAACAAAAGAACAGGTCTTCGAGTTTATAGATAACATGACAATACTACAGATGTCTGAGTTTATAAAGGAGTTTGAAGAAAGATATGGTGTTACTGCATCTGTACCAGTAACTGCCGTCACCGCCGCACCTTCAGCTGCCACTGTAGCACCACAGGAAGAAAAGACGACTTTTGATGTAGTCCTTACTTCCTCAGGGGAAAAGAAAATACAGGTAATAAAGGTTATTCGTGAGCTTACAGGTTTAGGGCTGAAAGAGGCTAAAGAGTTAGTTGATGGAGTACCAAAGACCATTAAGTCCGGCGTATCAAAAGAAGATGCAGAGACAATAAAGTCAAAGCTTACAGAGGTTGGGGCAACTATAGAAATTAAATAA